Proteins encoded within one genomic window of Polaribacter sp. NJDZ03:
- a CDS encoding glycosyltransferase: MIPKIIHYCWFGNKEKPGLVKDCIESWKIHLPDYEIKEWDETNSKLDSRFVQKAYKLKKWAFVSDYIRLKKVYEYGGIYFDTDMLLLKNLDPFLEDKMFIGCEDEKTINAAIFGATKKHPFIYKILENYKDLKIGGFVNLFSIAIPIIITKTYKKAYNYNDLFLTKLENENLIVYPTEYFYSLPSNESSNKNNFTNYLTENSYAVHLWDASWVDLNEFEYIRARKYLKGFVESIKNLKHSQKLNAKYLRKILSAIKTSILTPEKIKIK; encoded by the coding sequence ATGATTCCTAAAATAATACATTACTGTTGGTTTGGAAATAAAGAAAAACCAGGTTTAGTAAAAGATTGTATTGAGTCTTGGAAAATACATTTGCCCGATTATGAAATAAAAGAATGGGATGAAACCAATTCTAAATTAGATTCTAGATTTGTTCAAAAAGCATATAAGTTAAAAAAATGGGCGTTTGTTTCAGATTATATAAGGCTTAAAAAAGTATATGAATACGGAGGTATTTATTTTGATACAGATATGTTACTTTTAAAAAATTTAGATCCATTTTTAGAAGATAAAATGTTTATTGGTTGTGAAGATGAAAAAACAATTAATGCAGCAATTTTTGGAGCTACTAAGAAACATCCTTTTATTTATAAGATACTAGAAAATTATAAAGACTTAAAAATTGGAGGATTTGTAAATTTATTTTCCATAGCAATTCCTATAATAATAACTAAAACATATAAAAAGGCATATAATTATAATGATCTTTTTTTAACAAAGTTAGAGAATGAAAATCTTATTGTATATCCAACAGAATATTTTTACTCATTACCTTCTAATGAGTCTTCTAATAAAAATAATTTCACCAACTATTTAACTGAAAATAGTTATGCTGTTCACCTTTGGGATGCTTCTTGGGTAGATTTAAATGAGTTTGAATATATTAGAGCTAGAAAATACTTGAAAGGGTTTGTCGAGTCCATAAAGAATCTTAAACATTCTCAAAAATTAAATGCTAAATATTTAAGAAAAATTTTATCTGCAATAAAAACATCGATATTAACGCCAGAAAAGATTAAAATTAAATAG
- a CDS encoding glycosyltransferase family 4 protein: MIKKVTIGVQYLDTYPEKRNIVNIISNVNYVSVEDWYRKLANLKIKLRSYTRLKRSLGGLIAKKDLDRYSFYLPNKDNEINFFHFFNTINLKAKQPWGVTFEATLPHFPPFSDYHKDDFPGGNKKALRKIKKYLKALADDKCKFIIALSNCNYKIQESLLSNFPEYKFVIEKKIQQIHPPQKVLLNSFSEKESINGKVNFVFVGRDLLGKGGGEVIKVFSRLINQYSNFHLYLIGDFQLNSVTAKDFTKNDVIEFKRFIEENKKDVTYFPFLENKDLLELLRDKIHVGMLPTRADTYGYSVLEFQAAGCAVVSTGLRALTEINNEDIGWLINVKTNEFGESFHYNKEQLKKLSVDIEKGLEECIISILKNPNQIIEKQRLSLERIKMMHNVDNYRDKLKDIYNDFIE, from the coding sequence ATGATAAAAAAAGTTACTATTGGTGTTCAGTACTTAGATACTTATCCAGAAAAAAGAAATATTGTAAATATTATATCTAATGTAAATTATGTTAGTGTAGAAGATTGGTATAGAAAACTAGCAAACCTTAAAATTAAATTACGAAGCTATACTAGGCTTAAAAGAAGTTTAGGTGGTTTAATTGCAAAGAAGGATTTAGATAGGTATTCTTTTTATTTACCTAATAAAGATAACGAGATTAATTTTTTTCATTTTTTTAATACAATTAACCTTAAAGCTAAACAACCATGGGGAGTAACTTTTGAAGCTACACTGCCTCATTTTCCACCTTTTTCAGATTACCATAAAGATGATTTTCCTGGAGGTAATAAGAAAGCATTAAGAAAAATAAAAAAATATTTAAAAGCCTTAGCAGACGATAAATGTAAATTTATAATTGCACTCTCAAATTGTAATTATAAAATTCAAGAAAGTTTATTAAGTAATTTCCCTGAATATAAATTTGTAATTGAAAAAAAAATACAACAGATTCATCCACCACAAAAGGTTTTATTAAATAGTTTTTCAGAAAAAGAATCTATTAACGGAAAAGTTAATTTTGTGTTTGTTGGACGTGATTTGCTCGGTAAAGGTGGTGGTGAGGTAATAAAAGTGTTTTCTAGATTAATTAATCAGTATTCTAACTTTCATTTATATTTAATTGGAGATTTTCAATTAAATTCAGTTACAGCAAAAGATTTTACAAAAAATGATGTAATTGAATTTAAAAGGTTTATAGAAGAGAATAAAAAGGATGTCACTTATTTTCCTTTTTTAGAAAATAAAGACTTATTAGAATTGCTAAGAGATAAAATTCATGTAGGTATGCTGCCTACACGAGCAGATACTTACGGCTATAGTGTTTTAGAATTTCAAGCTGCAGGTTGTGCTGTAGTTAGCACGGGTTTAAGAGCGTTAACAGAAATTAACAACGAAGATATAGGTTGGTTAATCAATGTAAAAACGAATGAATTTGGAGAATCATTTCATTATAATAAAGAGCAATTAAAGAAATTAAGTGTTGATATTGAGAAAGGATTAGAAGAATGTATTATTTCTATACTTAAAAATCCTAATCAAATTATAGAGAAACAACGTTTGTCTTTAGAAA